In Paralichthys olivaceus isolate ysfri-2021 chromosome 1, ASM2471397v2, whole genome shotgun sequence, the following are encoded in one genomic region:
- the cttn gene encoding src substrate cortactin isoform X2 yields the protein MWKASAGQSVNVAVDDGGEDWETDPDFENDVSEKEQRWGAKTVAGSGHQEHIDIHRLRETVSTEHTSLKQKELDTMPRASHGYGGKFGVQQDRMDKSAVGHDYQSKLSKHCSQTDTSKGFGGKFGVQADRVDQSAVGFEYAGKTEKHASQKDYTTGFGGRYGVQADRVDQSAVGFDYQGKTEKHESQKDYTKGFGGKFGVETDKVDKCAEGFEYQGKTERHESQKDYVKGFGGKFGVQTDRQDKSALGWDHQEKLQLHESQKDYSKGFGGKFGVQNDRMDKSAGTFEDVEKPTSSYQKTKPVEAVGSSTGSIKARFENIAKQKEEEDRKRAEEERARRQAKEKQEQEEARRKIQETPKAPSPAPAASPSPTPSPTPPVQPTAAPAQHVTGEASSEAVEENGEQLYEAEPQSQYDQQEALYQTPEETTPADAQQYEYGEDLGVTAVALYDYQAAGEDEISFDPDDIITNIEMIDEGWWRGVCRGAYGLFPANYVEVRQG from the exons ATGTGGAAGGCATCAGCTGGACAGTCGGTCAATGTGGCGGTGGATGACGGAGGGGAAGACTGGGAGACGGACCCTGACTTTGAG AATGACGTGTCGGAGAAGGAGCAGCGCTGGGGCGCCAAGACGGTGGCCGGTTCAGGACATCAGGAGCACATCGA TATCCACCGGCTGCGTGAGACGGTGTCCACGGAACACACCAGCCTGAAGCAGAAGGAGCTGGACACCATGCCCAGGGCCTCGCACGGATACGGGGGCAAGTTTGGAGTGCAGCAGGATCGCATGGACAAG TCCGCTGTGGGTCACGACTACCAAAGCAAGTTGTCCAAGCACTGCTCCCAGACGGACACGTCCAAGGGCTTTGGAGGAAAGTTTGGAGTTCAAGCGGACCGCGTGGACCAg TCTGCTGTCGGGTTCGAGTACGCCGGGAAGACGGAGAAACACGCTTCTCAGAAAG ACTACACCACCGGGTTTGGGGGGCGATACGGCGTGCAGGCAGACCGAGTGGACCAGAGCGCAGTGGGCTTCGATTACCAGGGAAAGACTGAGAAACACGAGTCCCAGAAAG ACTACACGAAGGGCTTCGGAGGCAAGTTCGGTGTTGAGACCGACAAGGTGGACAAATGCGCCGAGGGCTTCGAGTACCAGGGCAAAACGGAGAGGCACGAGTCGCAGAAAG ACTATGTGAAAGGCTTCGGGGGAAAGTTTGgagttcagacagacagacaggataAATCTGCTCTGGGATGGGACCATCAGGAGAAACTTCAGCTGCACGAGTCGCAGAAAG aTTACTCCAAAGGGTTTGGAGGGAAGTTTGGTGTCCAGAACGACCGGATGGATaag AGCGCGGGGACGTTTGAGGACGTGGAGAAGCCGACATCATCTTATCAGAAAACCAAACCCGTGGAGGCCG TCGGCAGCAGCACAGGAAGCATCAAGGCCCGCTTCGAGAACATCGCcaagcagaaggaggaggaggacaggaagaggGCGGAGGAGGAGCGAGCGCGGCGTCAGGCCaaggagaagcaggagcaggaggaggcacGCCGTAAAATCCAAGAGACGCCCAAAGCACCCTCTCCTGCGCCTGCTGCGAGTCCCAGCCCCACCCCCAGCCCCACCCCTCCCGTCCAGCCCACAGCAGCACCGGCACAACAC GTCACAGGAGAAGCTTCCTCAGAAGCAGTCGAGGAGAACGGAGAGCAGCTGTACGAGGCAGAGCCACAGAGTCAGTACGACCAGCAGGAGGCGCTGTACCAGACTCCTGAAGAGACCACACCGGCAG ACGCGCAGCAGTACGAGTACGGCGAGGACCTCGGGGTGACAGCGGTCGCTCTGTACGATTATCAAGCAG cTGGCGAGGACGAGATCTCCTTCGACCCGGACGACATCATCACCAACATCGAGATGATCGACGAGGGCTGGTGGAGGGGCGTGTGCAGAGGCGCCTACGGCCTTTTCCCAGCCAACTACGTGGAGGTTCGGCAGGGATGA
- the cttn gene encoding src substrate cortactin isoform X1, producing MWKASAGQSVNVAVDDGGEDWETDPDFENDVSEKEQRWGAKTVAGSGHQEHIDIHRLRETVSTEHTSLKQKELDTMPRASHGYGGKFGVQQDRMDKSAVGHDYQSKLSKHCSQTDTSKGFGGKFGVQADRVDQSAVGFEYAGKTEKHASQKDYTTGFGGRYGVQADRVDQSAVGFDYQGKTEKHESQKDYTKGFGGKFGVETDKVDKCAEGFEYQGKTERHESQKDYVKGFGGKFGVQTDRQDKSALGWDHQEKLQLHESQKDYKRGFGGHYGVEESRDQCALGYEHKESLAKHESQKDYSKGFGGKFGVQNDRMDKSAGTFEDVEKPTSSYQKTKPVEAVGSSTGSIKARFENIAKQKEEEDRKRAEEERARRQAKEKQEQEEARRKIQETPKAPSPAPAASPSPTPSPTPPVQPTAAPAQHVTGEASSEAVEENGEQLYEAEPQSQYDQQEALYQTPEETTPADAQQYEYGEDLGVTAVALYDYQAAGEDEISFDPDDIITNIEMIDEGWWRGVCRGAYGLFPANYVEVRQG from the exons ATGTGGAAGGCATCAGCTGGACAGTCGGTCAATGTGGCGGTGGATGACGGAGGGGAAGACTGGGAGACGGACCCTGACTTTGAG AATGACGTGTCGGAGAAGGAGCAGCGCTGGGGCGCCAAGACGGTGGCCGGTTCAGGACATCAGGAGCACATCGA TATCCACCGGCTGCGTGAGACGGTGTCCACGGAACACACCAGCCTGAAGCAGAAGGAGCTGGACACCATGCCCAGGGCCTCGCACGGATACGGGGGCAAGTTTGGAGTGCAGCAGGATCGCATGGACAAG TCCGCTGTGGGTCACGACTACCAAAGCAAGTTGTCCAAGCACTGCTCCCAGACGGACACGTCCAAGGGCTTTGGAGGAAAGTTTGGAGTTCAAGCGGACCGCGTGGACCAg TCTGCTGTCGGGTTCGAGTACGCCGGGAAGACGGAGAAACACGCTTCTCAGAAAG ACTACACCACCGGGTTTGGGGGGCGATACGGCGTGCAGGCAGACCGAGTGGACCAGAGCGCAGTGGGCTTCGATTACCAGGGAAAGACTGAGAAACACGAGTCCCAGAAAG ACTACACGAAGGGCTTCGGAGGCAAGTTCGGTGTTGAGACCGACAAGGTGGACAAATGCGCCGAGGGCTTCGAGTACCAGGGCAAAACGGAGAGGCACGAGTCGCAGAAAG ACTATGTGAAAGGCTTCGGGGGAAAGTTTGgagttcagacagacagacaggataAATCTGCTCTGGGATGGGACCATCAGGAGAAACTTCAGCTGCACGAGTCGCAGAAAG acTATAAGCGTGGGTTTGGAGGGCACTATGGGGTAGAGGAGAGCCGGGACCAGTGTGCCCTCGGCTATGAGCACAAGGAGAGCCTGGCCAAGCACGAGTCCCAGAAAG aTTACTCCAAAGGGTTTGGAGGGAAGTTTGGTGTCCAGAACGACCGGATGGATaag AGCGCGGGGACGTTTGAGGACGTGGAGAAGCCGACATCATCTTATCAGAAAACCAAACCCGTGGAGGCCG TCGGCAGCAGCACAGGAAGCATCAAGGCCCGCTTCGAGAACATCGCcaagcagaaggaggaggaggacaggaagaggGCGGAGGAGGAGCGAGCGCGGCGTCAGGCCaaggagaagcaggagcaggaggaggcacGCCGTAAAATCCAAGAGACGCCCAAAGCACCCTCTCCTGCGCCTGCTGCGAGTCCCAGCCCCACCCCCAGCCCCACCCCTCCCGTCCAGCCCACAGCAGCACCGGCACAACAC GTCACAGGAGAAGCTTCCTCAGAAGCAGTCGAGGAGAACGGAGAGCAGCTGTACGAGGCAGAGCCACAGAGTCAGTACGACCAGCAGGAGGCGCTGTACCAGACTCCTGAAGAGACCACACCGGCAG ACGCGCAGCAGTACGAGTACGGCGAGGACCTCGGGGTGACAGCGGTCGCTCTGTACGATTATCAAGCAG cTGGCGAGGACGAGATCTCCTTCGACCCGGACGACATCATCACCAACATCGAGATGATCGACGAGGGCTGGTGGAGGGGCGTGTGCAGAGGCGCCTACGGCCTTTTCCCAGCCAACTACGTGGAGGTTCGGCAGGGATGA